The Streptosporangiales bacterium sequence TTCCGCACCACGATCGACGGCCTCGGCATCCACTTCGTGCACGTCCGGTCGCCGCATCCGGACGCGTTCCCGCTGGTGCTCACCAACGGTTGGCCGGGCTCGCTCGTGGAGTACCTCGGCGTGCTCGGACCGTTGACCAACCCCACCGCGTACGGCGGCGACGCCGCCAACGCGTTCCACGTGGTGTGCCCGACGCTGCCTGGCTTCGGGTTCAGTGACAAGCCGGTCGCGCCTGGCTGGGGCGTGCAGCGGATCGCCGCCGCGTGGCTCACGCTGATGGGTCGGCTCGGCTACGAGCGGTACGGCGCCCACGGCACCGACTGGGGTACGAGCATCACGACGAGCATGGGTCAGCAGGCGCCCGACCGGCTCGCCGGCATCCACCTGGCGCCTCCGATCGCCGCGCCCGATCCGGCCACCTTCGACGAGCTGACCGCCGCGGAGCGGGACGCGCTAGACGCGCTCGCCCACGCGCAGAAATGGGAGGACGGCTACTCCGTCGAGCAGGCCACCAAGCCGCAGACGGTGGGCTACTCGCTGGTGGACTCACCGGCCGGGCTGTGCGCCTGGATCGTGGAGAAGTTCCAGTCGT is a genomic window containing:
- a CDS encoding alpha/beta fold hydrolase, with protein sequence MTPFDIEVPDAELADLRQRLRHTRWPDAQTVDDWSQGVPLEYLRELCTYWEQGYDWRVLESRLNELPQFRTTIDGLGIHFVHVRSPHPDAFPLVLTNGWPGSLVEYLGVLGPLTNPTAYGGDAANAFHVVCPTLPGFGFSDKPVAPGWGVQRIAAAWLTLMGRLGYERYGAHGTDWGTSITTSMGQQAPDRLAGIHLAPPIAAPDPATFDELTAAERDALDALAHAQKWEDGYSVEQATKPQTVGYSLVDSPAGLCAWIVEKFQSWTDCEGKPENVLTRDQILDNVTLYWVTRSGASSARLYWESIRQVQERFTTATGDVVEVPAGCSIFPKENPRPSRRWAANRYTDIRYWNELDRGGHFAALEQPAAFVAELRAFFRLVR